In Chryseobacterium lactis, a single genomic region encodes these proteins:
- a CDS encoding cell wall anchor protein, whose product MKQTLLIAGMAFSSLAYAQNAPGLTIHDTRNTNDLPAAYNYEVKAEFKSRVAVGVPGTGNHSGMLTIAPWGDSTGNKRHQLNFNDGGIFYRNGLSTDPQWGTWSSLLTQSSDGRVKIGLNDPDTTSPASLRIYNNENTLFELANSVGRFQIAKVSCNGCYGGLIGDTVLRNLGNSHNIIIAQPNDNNDGNTFIGFQDATRGIWIKFLNNGIAKFDGKIHAKEVEVKANVWADYVFKKDYQLKSLEEVEKHIAEKGHLPNIPSADEVMEKGINVAEMNTKLLEKIEELTLYSIEQNKQLKSQSDKIEKLEQQVQQFLTTQK is encoded by the coding sequence ATGAAACAAACACTATTGATTGCCGGAATGGCATTTTCAAGTTTAGCTTATGCCCAAAATGCACCGGGTTTAACTATTCATGATACCCGAAATACCAATGACTTGCCAGCAGCTTATAATTATGAGGTTAAGGCAGAATTTAAATCAAGAGTAGCAGTAGGTGTTCCGGGAACAGGGAATCACTCCGGGATGTTAACGATTGCTCCCTGGGGAGATAGCACAGGAAACAAGCGTCATCAGCTTAACTTTAATGATGGAGGTATTTTTTACAGAAACGGACTATCAACAGATCCTCAATGGGGAACCTGGAGCAGCCTTCTTACCCAGTCCAGTGACGGAAGAGTGAAAATCGGACTAAATGATCCTGATACAACTTCACCTGCTTCATTAAGAATTTATAACAATGAAAATACTCTTTTCGAATTAGCAAATTCAGTAGGGAGATTTCAGATTGCTAAAGTGAGCTGCAACGGATGTTATGGAGGATTAATTGGAGATACTGTTTTAAGAAATCTGGGAAATTCTCACAACATTATTATAGCCCAACCCAATGATAACAATGATGGTAACACATTTATAGGATTCCAGGATGCTACCCGTGGAATTTGGATTAAGTTCCTCAACAACGGAATAGCAAAATTTGATGGTAAAATCCATGCCAAAGAAGTTGAAGTAAAAGCTAATGTATGGGCAGATTATGTTTTTAAAAAGGATTATCAATTAAAATCATTAGAGGAAGTAGAAAAGCATATTGCAGAAAAAGGACATCTTCCCAATATTCCATCTGCTGATGAGGTAATGGAAAAGGGAATTAACGTTGCTGAAATGAATACCAAACTTCTTGAAAAAATCGAAGAGTTAACGCTTTATTCTATTGAGCAGAATAAGCAATTAAAATCTCAGTCTGATAAAATTGAAAAATTAGAGCAGCAGGTTCAACAATTTTTAACTACTCAAAAATAA
- a CDS encoding RHS repeat domain-containing protein has protein sequence MVGKGYTSHEHFMEVGIIHMNGRLYDPLLRRFLNADENIQDPYNTQIYNKYGYAVNNPLIYNDPSGEVLPFLVGIGIGWFAATVLSGAIIGAAISMGIYILQATIYNNFSLGGFAKSILLGAATGAVSAGLGEVFSASGF, from the coding sequence ATTGTAGGCAAAGGCTATACTTCTCATGAACATTTTATGGAAGTCGGCATCATCCACATGAACGGAAGGTTATATGATCCTTTATTGAGACGATTCTTAAACGCGGATGAAAACATCCAGGATCCTTATAACACCCAAATCTATAATAAATATGGATATGCTGTAAATAATCCTTTGATATACAATGACCCGAGTGGTGAGGTTCTTCCCTTTTTAGTGGGAATAGGAATTGGCTGGTTTGCAGCTACGGTCTTGTCTGGTGCTATTATTGGCGCTGCTATAAGCATGGGAATCTATATCTTGCAGGCAACAATATACAATAACTTTTCATTGGGAGGCTTTGCAAAGTCTATTTTACTCGGTGCAGCCACCGGTGCTGTGTCTGCAGGTTTAGGAGAGGTCTTTAGTGCCAGTGGTTTTTGA
- a CDS encoding SpvB/TcaC N-terminal domain-containing protein produces the protein MKFILPFILSLFSVLGFSQTILYQAETTSRTVQDPQAVIMAQGFHAKSDTSDPFIAKLGPATDNPGGGPTDSNAGANNPSGTKEENGKFHDTRGNIEVNGAGQLQFTLPIALPPGVKSVAPQINLVYTSGSGNGIAGYGWSLSGLTSISRTGKTIEKDGEVKGVQLDYSDYYSFNGQRLILKSGEYGKDGAEYVTEKYSNVKIKSVGAITGQEWQGPQYWEVSFEDGSQAWYGSTTEGSYISARTALEYNIVKWKDAQGNYINYSYTQANNVAVVSTIQWGGNEILGKEHFNEIQLNYTARDLKEGSFVNGISFIQQRILTNITVNANGILFKKYAISYLQNGTNYQFLDKITEYNSEGQAANPVTFSYPNFVGSQIDYYGVLPYNNDDFNSIKFTGDFNGDSYLDFVMNNGTVKLGAFNDNFSNISTGKTFADNAKLVNALLDEEGQVYNGNGIVEYSEGKISGYIFRNNAFVKVFEKLVTPNICTNCEVDINEGDINGDGISDVFLTLKNGRFIDRYIIDLKNSNTPVSTYLRNWDLDESSYTDQKYTDIDGDGKVDIINVSNTTYTVFEFVQTAPNQYLKKVKFTGNLLETKDSEFPILFGDFNGDGNLDFTIPTTDTQDTDNWRFYMGTKKGFQNVLKTNFLKYRKPSNPNTWSLMDHHFYSISDINKDGKSDITFIYSKNTVGYVGGNGNAQWRVLQYEVKTMQADGGTNFILGLNTKSPSYNVPGGDYELFQPLTSSIKSNNSYYDIFLFKNTRVHKYKAQSSLAELSRIQSVNQAGVITTIDYKELNPDINPSFYSKTKKEYYPYFSLVRADQTYIVSQLKQEGKKQDFRYRGMTGHMQGKGMTGFYQTARSSWYADGFENTKIWGGAEIDPLNEGLPIKEWSIRTNDESKIFPDNISESNSQLLSFKSTQYQTDKLLNGQVVTTINDADKSRVVTAILPKNTKTKDFLTGTVTESSVTYGAYYLPSQSVSNTNTGYGISTSTFEYIHNPSGIGADYYIGRPKSKIEVVQAYGDTKSAKEEYIYESNLLKTLKTWNRDNTGYLLETNSFDSFGNITQKIINNSVDSQTQTSKTEYDSKGKFVLKKTDNLGLETYIEYNDRGQIKKQTDALGNSLINTYDTWGKLLTSKTNLEGTTTYQYERDSNSNIVITQYDPDGDVSKKYTNKLGQPYKSSTKAFGQGQFISTEARYDVLGRKLKESEPYFEGQTAGEWNIIAYDDSVFPANATATAFNGKKMETSISGFTTTVKELNGYGRTTSKTTDALGNTISTTDKGGTIQFSYNAAGEQIKAQYAENIVSTKYDSWGRKSEFNDPSNGVYKYEYDGFGQPTKNISPKGTKEYTYNNLGQLIAQKEVSTTDGGQATDKKISYSYDDKGRLISKSGTSKGKAYSSNISYDPQGRVLSSSESSNGKYFIQKGITYDDKARVTSYEKQLYSSGILTKVQIENVYSIWNGELAQVKDKNSGKILWELKEANAKGQVLKTQLGSANINNTYDSNGFLTNVNHSSPVKSGILQLSYSFDAIRNELKSRTTGGDFNITESFDYDDNNRLVNWTNPVTGAKPTVNRNVYDVKGRIMENDQVGTMKYENSAKIYQPTGMTLNAAGAQNYSNDLIQTISYNENNDPIFIDGEKGDVAFQYGLTAMRQQVTYGGNFGSDQEGKFTKFYSENGSFEIIKDNSTGKEKHILYIGGTPYESNIVYLKDFTQSSGSYKFLHKDYIGSILAISDEAGNKLEQRHFDAWGNFTHLQIGNGQIITDQAVILSTAKNLIIDRGYTSHEHFMEVGIIHMNGRLYDPLLRRFLNADENIQDPYNTQIYNKYGYAVNNPLIYNDPSGEVLPFLVGIGIGWFAATVLSGAIIGAAISMGIYILQATIYNNFSLGGFAKSILLGAATGAVSAGLGEVFSASGFLSTVANGALTGAGTGGVTALITGQNFLEGVWKGAVIGGAVAGITYSMQSLFYNKSSQGKALSENDLKNKTSYDPSVSNEEMSCNISQTKGKLFKLKDNFGVGEQSLGKSIDGYLDMGDGGKNKFLAYTGKRNFWTGKSDILYSPRIAQDKYLLKFTMLHETGHAYSNMLFLPDMKINIKGLYNDSTEHLALGFLEHDVASINNLTFRPSSFFTGQQTLENTLKLLNNTQFNFFNRAYRALQPIFNRKISFP, from the coding sequence ATGAAATTTATTCTACCATTTATACTGTCCTTGTTCTCAGTATTGGGGTTTTCACAGACCATATTATATCAGGCGGAAACCACTTCACGGACGGTTCAGGATCCACAGGCAGTGATCATGGCACAGGGGTTTCACGCTAAATCGGATACTTCTGATCCTTTTATTGCAAAACTCGGCCCTGCAACAGATAACCCTGGAGGTGGTCCTACGGATTCAAACGCCGGAGCCAATAACCCCTCGGGAACGAAAGAAGAAAATGGTAAGTTCCATGATACCAGGGGAAATATTGAAGTTAACGGAGCTGGACAGCTACAATTTACTTTACCTATCGCCTTACCTCCTGGAGTTAAAAGTGTGGCACCACAGATTAATCTCGTCTACACCAGTGGTTCTGGAAATGGAATTGCAGGATATGGCTGGAGCCTCTCCGGACTCACGTCTATTTCCAGAACAGGAAAGACGATTGAAAAGGATGGAGAGGTCAAGGGAGTACAGCTAGATTATTCTGATTATTATAGTTTCAATGGTCAACGGTTGATTTTGAAGTCGGGGGAATACGGAAAAGATGGTGCGGAATATGTGACGGAGAAATATTCTAATGTAAAAATTAAATCAGTTGGAGCAATTACAGGGCAAGAATGGCAGGGACCACAATATTGGGAGGTAAGTTTTGAAGACGGCTCACAAGCTTGGTATGGCTCAACAACAGAAGGAAGCTATATTTCTGCAAGAACAGCTTTGGAATATAATATTGTGAAGTGGAAAGATGCTCAAGGAAATTATATTAACTACAGCTATACACAAGCTAATAATGTAGCCGTAGTTTCCACTATACAATGGGGCGGAAATGAAATATTGGGAAAAGAGCATTTTAATGAGATACAACTCAATTATACTGCTAGAGATTTAAAAGAAGGAAGCTTTGTCAATGGCATTTCATTTATACAGCAAAGGATACTTACAAATATTACAGTGAATGCGAACGGTATATTATTTAAAAAATATGCAATCAGCTATTTGCAAAATGGAACAAACTACCAGTTTCTAGATAAAATAACAGAATATAATTCCGAAGGCCAGGCTGCTAATCCGGTCACATTTTCATACCCTAACTTTGTAGGCTCTCAAATAGATTATTATGGTGTTCTGCCTTATAATAATGACGATTTTAATAGTATTAAGTTTACAGGAGATTTTAATGGAGATTCTTATCTGGATTTCGTTATGAATAACGGGACTGTAAAGCTTGGGGCTTTTAATGATAATTTTTCAAATATTTCTACAGGTAAGACTTTTGCAGACAACGCCAAACTAGTAAATGCTCTGTTGGATGAAGAAGGACAAGTGTACAATGGCAACGGAATCGTTGAATATAGCGAGGGTAAAATTTCAGGATATATTTTTAGAAACAATGCTTTTGTCAAAGTATTTGAAAAACTGGTTACTCCCAACATATGCACAAACTGTGAGGTAGATATCAATGAAGGCGATATCAATGGCGATGGTATCTCTGATGTCTTTCTTACTTTGAAAAACGGAAGATTTATAGACCGGTATATCATAGACCTGAAAAATTCAAATACTCCGGTTTCTACTTACTTAAGAAATTGGGATCTGGATGAAAGTTCTTATACTGATCAAAAATATACAGACATCGACGGCGATGGAAAGGTGGACATTATTAATGTGTCCAATACTACTTACACTGTATTTGAATTTGTACAAACAGCCCCTAATCAATACCTTAAAAAGGTTAAATTCACAGGCAATCTCCTCGAAACCAAAGACTCCGAGTTTCCTATATTGTTTGGAGACTTTAATGGAGATGGCAATCTGGATTTTACTATTCCTACAACAGATACCCAGGATACAGATAATTGGAGGTTTTATATGGGGACCAAAAAAGGATTTCAAAATGTTTTAAAAACAAACTTTTTAAAATATAGAAAGCCATCTAATCCTAATACCTGGTCTTTAATGGATCATCATTTTTATTCAATATCTGATATTAACAAAGATGGGAAATCTGATATTACTTTTATCTATTCAAAAAATACGGTAGGATATGTAGGTGGCAATGGAAATGCACAATGGAGAGTCCTGCAGTATGAGGTTAAAACAATGCAGGCTGATGGTGGAACTAATTTTATTCTAGGTTTAAATACAAAAAGCCCTTCTTATAATGTTCCGGGAGGTGATTATGAACTATTTCAGCCTTTGACCAGCTCAATAAAATCCAATAATAGCTATTATGATATTTTCTTGTTTAAAAATACTAGAGTACATAAATATAAAGCGCAAAGCTCTTTAGCTGAATTATCAAGAATTCAGTCAGTTAACCAGGCGGGTGTTATAACAACAATAGACTATAAAGAGCTTAATCCAGATATTAATCCATCTTTTTACAGTAAAACAAAAAAAGAATATTACCCCTATTTTTCATTAGTTCGCGCTGACCAGACTTATATAGTGTCCCAACTTAAACAAGAAGGTAAAAAGCAGGATTTCAGGTATAGAGGAATGACTGGGCATATGCAAGGGAAAGGAATGACAGGGTTCTATCAGACAGCCCGCTCATCCTGGTATGCAGACGGATTTGAAAACACAAAAATATGGGGTGGTGCAGAAATAGATCCCTTAAATGAAGGACTTCCAATTAAAGAGTGGTCGATCAGAACAAATGACGAAAGCAAAATTTTCCCGGACAATATTTCTGAAAGTAATTCCCAACTGTTAAGCTTTAAATCAACACAATATCAAACTGATAAATTGTTGAACGGACAGGTGGTTACAACAATTAATGATGCCGATAAATCTAGGGTTGTTACTGCAATATTGCCAAAGAATACCAAAACCAAGGACTTTCTGACAGGGACTGTTACTGAAAGCAGTGTTACCTATGGAGCATATTATCTTCCTTCCCAAAGTGTTTCCAATACCAATACCGGTTATGGTATCTCGACTTCCACTTTCGAATATATCCACAACCCATCCGGTATAGGAGCAGACTATTATATTGGGCGTCCAAAATCAAAAATTGAAGTAGTTCAGGCATATGGTGATACCAAGTCTGCCAAAGAAGAATACATCTACGAAAGTAATCTGTTAAAGACACTGAAAACCTGGAACAGGGATAATACAGGCTATCTATTGGAAACCAATAGCTTCGATAGCTTCGGTAATATAACTCAAAAAATAATTAATAACAGTGTAGACTCACAAACGCAAACTTCTAAGACCGAATATGATTCTAAAGGAAAATTTGTTCTCAAGAAAACAGATAATTTGGGATTAGAAACCTATATTGAATACAACGACCGGGGGCAGATCAAAAAGCAAACTGACGCATTAGGTAACTCACTTATCAATACTTATGATACTTGGGGTAAATTACTAACTTCTAAAACTAATTTAGAGGGAACAACGACTTACCAGTATGAGAGAGACAGCAATTCCAATATTGTCATTACCCAGTATGATCCTGATGGTGATGTATCTAAAAAATACACCAATAAATTAGGGCAGCCCTATAAATCATCCACCAAAGCATTTGGGCAAGGGCAATTTATTTCCACAGAAGCCCGGTATGATGTATTAGGAAGAAAACTGAAAGAATCTGAACCTTATTTTGAAGGACAAACAGCAGGCGAATGGAATATCATTGCCTATGATGACAGTGTATTTCCTGCTAACGCTACTGCCACAGCATTTAACGGGAAGAAAATGGAAACTTCCATTTCCGGTTTTACTACGACAGTAAAAGAATTGAATGGATATGGAAGAACTACCTCTAAAACTACGGATGCTTTAGGAAATACAATTTCTACAACAGATAAAGGAGGAACCATACAATTCTCCTATAATGCGGCCGGAGAGCAGATCAAAGCTCAATATGCAGAAAATATTGTGTCTACAAAATATGATTCCTGGGGAAGAAAATCGGAATTCAATGATCCTTCCAACGGTGTTTACAAGTACGAATATGACGGATTCGGACAACCAACAAAGAACATCAGTCCGAAAGGAACAAAAGAATATACGTATAACAATCTGGGACAGCTGATTGCCCAGAAAGAAGTCTCCACAACAGACGGCGGACAAGCTACCGATAAAAAGATTTCGTACTCGTATGATGATAAAGGTCGGCTCATTTCCAAATCCGGAACATCAAAAGGGAAAGCCTACAGCTCCAATATTTCCTATGATCCGCAAGGAAGAGTTCTATCATCTTCGGAAAGCAGCAACGGAAAGTACTTTATTCAAAAAGGGATTACTTATGATGATAAAGCAAGGGTAACTTCTTATGAAAAGCAATTGTATTCTTCCGGCATCCTTACCAAAGTCCAAATAGAAAATGTTTACAGTATATGGAATGGAGAACTTGCTCAGGTAAAAGACAAAAACTCCGGTAAAATTCTCTGGGAGCTTAAAGAAGCTAATGCCAAAGGGCAGGTACTGAAGACTCAATTAGGATCAGCAAATATTAATAACACCTATGATTCAAACGGATTCTTAACAAATGTAAATCATTCATCGCCAGTAAAATCGGGTATTCTACAACTCTCCTACTCATTTGATGCCATCAGAAATGAATTAAAGAGCAGAACTACAGGAGGAGATTTCAATATTACGGAATCATTTGATTATGATGACAACAACCGATTGGTGAACTGGACAAATCCTGTAACAGGGGCTAAGCCAACGGTTAACAGAAACGTCTATGATGTGAAAGGCAGGATTATGGAAAACGACCAGGTGGGAACGATGAAGTATGAGAACTCTGCGAAAATATATCAGCCGACAGGAATGACCCTTAATGCTGCGGGAGCTCAGAATTACAGCAATGACCTCATCCAAACTATTTCTTATAACGAAAATAATGATCCGATATTTATTGATGGTGAAAAAGGCGATGTAGCATTTCAGTATGGATTAACGGCTATGAGGCAGCAGGTGACCTATGGAGGAAATTTCGGAAGCGATCAAGAAGGTAAGTTTACAAAGTTTTATAGTGAGAACGGCAGCTTTGAAATCATAAAAGACAACTCAACGGGTAAAGAAAAACATATTCTATATATTGGTGGGACACCTTATGAAAGTAATATTGTATATTTAAAAGACTTTACGCAGAGCAGCGGTTCTTACAAATTTTTGCATAAAGATTATATCGGAAGCATTCTCGCCATCAGTGATGAAGCTGGAAATAAACTGGAGCAAAGACATTTTGATGCATGGGGCAATTTCACTCACCTACAGATTGGAAACGGACAGATCATCACCGACCAGGCTGTCATTCTGAGCACAGCGAAGAATCTCATCATCGATAGAGGCTATACTTCTCATGAGCATTTTATGGAAGTCGGCATCATCCACATGAACGGAAGGTTATATGATCCGTTATTAAGACGATTCTTAAATGCCGATGAAAACATCCAGGATCCTTATAACACCCAAATCTATAATAAATATGGATATGCTGTAAATAATCCTTTGATATACAATGACCCGAGTGGTGAGGTTCTTCCCTTTTTAGTGGGAATAGGAATTGGCTGGTTTGCAGCTACGGTCTTGTCTGGTGCTATTATTGGCGCTGCTATAAGCATGGGAATCTATATCTTGCAGGCAACAATATACAATAACTTTTCATTGGGAGGCTTTGCAAAGTCTATTTTACTCGGTGCAGCCACCGGTGCTGTGTCTGCAGGTTTAGGAGAGGTCTTTAGTGCCAGTGGTTTTTTGAGCACTGTTGCAAATGGAGCTCTAACAGGTGCAGGAACAGGAGGTGTAACAGCATTGATTACGGGACAGAATTTCCTTGAGGGTGTCTGGAAAGGTGCTGTAATTGGAGGAGCTGTGGCAGGGATTACATATTCAATGCAAAGTTTATTTTACAATAAATCTAGCCAAGGAAAAGCTCTTTCTGAAAATGATTTAAAGAATAAAACATCTTATGATCCATCAGTAAGCAATGAAGAAATGTCATGCAACATTTCTCAAACTAAAGGCAAACTATTTAAGCTAAAAGATAATTTTGGTGTTGGTGAGCAAAGTCTTGGCAAAAGCATTGATGGATATTTAGATATGGGAGATGGTGGGAAAAATAAATTTCTTGCTTATACTGGCAAAAGAAATTTTTGGACTGGTAAATCAGATATCTTATATTCTCCTAGAATTGCTCAAGATAAATATTTATTAAAATTTACTATGCTGCATGAAACTGGGCATGCATATAGCAATATGTTATTCCTACCTGATATGAAAATAAATATAAAAGGTCTTTATAATGATAGCACTGAGCATCTTGCATTAGGTTTTTTAGAACATGATGTCGCCAGTATTAACAACTTAACCTTTAGGCCAAGCAGTTTTTTTACCGGCCAACAAACTCTAGAGAATACTTTAAAACTATTGAATAATACGCAGTTTAATTTCTTCAATCGTGCATATAGAGCTCTTCAACCTATTTTTAACCGAAAAATTAGTTTCCCATGA
- a CDS encoding cell wall anchor protein, protein MKRTLLFIFSLSVTSIFAQSWNIAGNSGTNSSIHFMGTTDNTPVIFKQNNQQMLKLGWQHINIGSGVPGTGELQFALSPCDGCFSQWAKPNDAVIRLLDGNNLNIHMDNDNAIDPNSDTSTPNSSKITRVRFSDAVHKNLMVLFNTGKVTVGTDQYDSDPNFIFYVSKGIKAEQVKVENPAKNGWADYVFKKDYKLRSLVEVEQHIAEKGHLPNIPSEKEGINLGEMDAKLLEKIEELTLYSIEQNKQLKLQSAEIQTLKEQVQKLLSTKK, encoded by the coding sequence ATGAAACGAACACTGCTATTTATCTTTAGCCTTTCCGTTACTTCAATTTTCGCCCAAAGCTGGAATATAGCTGGAAATTCTGGAACAAACTCCTCAATTCACTTTATGGGTACAACGGATAATACTCCTGTTATTTTCAAACAGAACAATCAACAGATGCTCAAGCTCGGCTGGCAGCATATTAATATTGGAAGTGGGGTTCCAGGAACAGGAGAGTTACAATTCGCACTTTCACCCTGCGATGGCTGTTTTTCACAATGGGCGAAACCCAATGATGCCGTGATAAGGTTATTAGATGGTAACAATCTGAATATTCATATGGATAATGATAATGCTATAGATCCTAATTCAGATACCAGTACTCCTAACTCATCAAAAATAACCAGAGTCCGATTCTCAGATGCGGTTCACAAAAACCTGATGGTGCTTTTTAACACGGGGAAAGTAACCGTAGGAACAGATCAGTATGACAGTGATCCCAACTTTATTTTTTATGTCAGCAAAGGGATCAAGGCTGAACAGGTAAAAGTTGAAAACCCTGCAAAAAATGGTTGGGCAGACTATGTATTTAAAAAGGATTATAAACTTCGCTCTTTAGTGGAAGTAGAACAGCATATTGCAGAAAAAGGACATCTTCCCAATATTCCATCAGAAAAAGAAGGAATCAATTTAGGGGAAATGGATGCTAAACTTCTTGAAAAGATTGAAGAATTAACCTTGTATTCCATTGAGCAGAATAAGCAGTTAAAACTTCAGTCCGCAGAGATCCAGACCCTTAAAGAACAGGTGCAAAAACTACTTTCAACTAAAAAATAA
- a CDS encoding DUF6660 family protein, with product MNLLRWILAIYFMALSLMPCEDVSRPSDSGNKKISLTIHGSHSTEKGDICSPLCACSCCQIAVSEFKMNPLLEIPEQIQAYFSKKILFQRNHFAYQVYDPIWQPPKI from the coding sequence ATGAACCTGTTAAGATGGATACTGGCAATTTATTTCATGGCGTTATCACTGATGCCATGTGAAGATGTTTCCCGTCCGTCAGATTCAGGGAACAAAAAAATATCTTTAACGATTCACGGATCTCATTCTACAGAGAAAGGAGATATTTGTTCTCCATTATGTGCCTGCAGCTGCTGCCAGATTGCAGTGTCAGAATTTAAAATGAATCCTCTGTTAGAAATTCCTGAACAAATCCAGGCTTATTTTTCCAAAAAAATTCTGTTTCAGAGAAACCATTTTGCCTATCAGGTATACGATCCGATATGGCAACCTCCCAAAATTTAA